The following are from one region of the Dreissena polymorpha isolate Duluth1 chromosome 2, UMN_Dpol_1.0, whole genome shotgun sequence genome:
- the LOC127866525 gene encoding 39S ribosomal protein L12, mitochondrial-like: MNSTSVTLLKSILKTAKCNCRHHYSSLYRQVRTLQHLQRCYSTDAQEHPLPLPNTPIKTYSPKIQKIVNDISQLTLLEVSDLNELLKKTLNIADAPMMAMGVAPVAVAPAVAEVVEEAAPQKMSYTVKLIQFDAEKKVNLIKEIKTLIAGTNLVQAKKIVESAPVNLKSDLTKDEAEKLVKALEAVGGKASIE, from the exons ATGAATTCTACATCGGTTACTTTAttgaaatcaattttaaaaaCAGCAAAGTGTAACTGCAG gCATCATTATTCAAGTTTATATCGACAAGTGAGGACTCTCCAACATTTGCAAAGATGCTACAGTACAGATGCACAAGAACATCCATTGCCTTTACCAAATACACCAATAAAGACATATTCTCCCAAAATACAAAAGATAGTGAATGATATAAGCCAGCTCACTTTGCTAGAAGTATCAGacttaaatgaattattaaag AAAACCCTCAATATAGCTGATGCTCCGATGATGGCAATGGGTGTGGCTCCAGTAGCAGTGGCTCCCGCAGTGGCAGAG GTGGTTGAAGAAGCAGCTCCACAAAAAATGTCCTACACTGTGAAGCTGATACAGTTTGATGCAGAAAAGAAAGTGAACCTTATCAAAGAAATCAAGACTCTAATTGCAGGAACAAACTTAGTGCag GCTAAAAAGATAGTAGAGTCTGCTCCAGTAAATCTGAAGAGTGATTTGACCAAAGATGAAGCAGAAAAGCTTGTGAAAGCATTAGAAGCTGTGGGAGGAAAAGCTAGCATagaataa